A window of the Paraburkholderia sp. ZP32-5 genome harbors these coding sequences:
- a CDS encoding formylmethanofuran dehydrogenase, which yields MHLSPNDPSPPSTSAPGLSGARVPAITRDWTCPFCTLLCDDLSAHLSADAQHDGALSVADADCPRLADALARYGAADAQCGSSVEGNETDIDAALTRAAQWLANARRPLFGGLATDVAGARALYPLAAACGAILDHLHGDALSAATLALQDRGSFFTTLSEVRTRADLLVFFGCQPSRRYPRFFTRVLSGTAIARELMFVGGEVDPAAQGFAQTRVEAVLPDAEPYDTLALWSALSEGRDAATLGRADEGARDNTGTAATVATLASLQARIAAAHYTVIVYEPAALPGPHAALLIEALNRIVKTVNRTTRAACLALGGDDGAATVNQTVTWLSGMPLRTRVATPARIAQTAPLDHDPYRYRTSRLLAEREVDALLWIASFAPDAWPASLDPALPLIVFGHPALADAAKARGANTVFIPVATPGIDSGGHLFRVDSSVVMPLAAARGAALETVASLAARLNEQLNERLNDPLHAQPTTHEAHP from the coding sequence ACCTGAGCGCCGACGCACAGCACGACGGCGCGCTCAGCGTGGCGGATGCGGATTGCCCACGGCTTGCCGATGCGCTCGCGCGTTACGGCGCGGCGGATGCGCAATGCGGCAGCAGCGTCGAGGGCAACGAGACCGACATTGACGCCGCGCTGACACGCGCCGCGCAATGGCTCGCGAACGCGCGGCGTCCGCTGTTCGGCGGCCTCGCGACCGATGTCGCGGGCGCCCGCGCGCTCTATCCGCTCGCTGCCGCGTGCGGCGCGATACTCGATCATCTGCATGGCGACGCATTGAGCGCCGCGACGCTCGCGCTGCAGGACCGCGGGTCGTTTTTCACGACGCTCTCTGAAGTGCGCACGCGCGCGGATCTGCTGGTGTTTTTCGGCTGCCAGCCGTCGCGGCGTTATCCGCGCTTTTTCACGCGCGTGCTGAGCGGCACGGCGATCGCGCGCGAACTGATGTTCGTCGGCGGCGAGGTCGATCCGGCGGCGCAAGGCTTCGCGCAAACGCGCGTGGAAGCGGTGCTGCCTGATGCCGAGCCGTACGACACGCTCGCGCTGTGGTCGGCACTCAGCGAAGGGCGCGATGCCGCGACGTTGGGCCGCGCCGACGAAGGCGCACGCGATAACACCGGCACGGCGGCAACTGTCGCAACACTCGCATCGCTGCAAGCACGCATCGCAGCCGCGCACTACACAGTGATCGTCTACGAGCCCGCCGCGCTGCCCGGCCCGCACGCGGCGCTGCTGATCGAAGCGCTGAACCGGATCGTCAAGACGGTGAACCGCACGACGCGCGCGGCCTGTCTCGCGCTCGGCGGCGACGACGGCGCGGCGACGGTCAACCAGACCGTGACGTGGCTATCCGGCATGCCGCTGCGCACGCGCGTCGCGACACCCGCGCGCATCGCGCAGACCGCGCCGCTCGATCACGATCCGTATCGCTATCGCACGAGCCGGCTGCTCGCAGAACGCGAGGTGGATGCACTGCTATGGATAGCGAGCTTTGCGCCGGATGCATGGCCCGCGTCGCTCGATCCCGCGCTTCCGCTGATCGTGTTCGGCCATCCGGCGCTCGCCGATGCCGCGAAAGCGCGCGGCGCGAACACGGTGTTTATCCCGGTCGCGACGCCGGGCATCGATAGCGGCGGCCATCTGTTTCGCGTCGACAGTTCGGTCGTGATGCCGCTTGCCGCCGCGCGCGGCGCCGCGCTGGAAACGGTCGCATCGCTTGCTGCGCGCTTGAATGAGCAACTAAATGAACGCTTGAACGACCCGTTGCACGCACAGCCAACCACCCACGAGGCCCACCCATGA
- a CDS encoding formylmethanofuran dehydrogenase subunit A, producing the protein MSLVRLKGGMLFDPVHNVNGERRDLLFRDGRIVDADANTPADREYDATGMIVMAGGIDLHSHIGGGKTNLSRLLLPEDHRADTPRDAAYESVRDDAGRYLRLPSCGVCAPGTLATGFRYAEMGYTAAFEPAMMPSNARHTHLEMGDTPIIDHGAYVMLGNDELFLQMLAARDDFERLRDYIGWTIHASKALGVKVVNPGGISAFKFNQRSLDVDEAHTHYGITPRDVLRTLSRALTELRVPHPLHVHASNLGVPGNIASTIATMDAADGLPIHLTHIQFHSYGTEGPQKFSSGARQIADAVNARPNVSIDVGQIIFGQTVTASGDTMMQFRNTPLAQPHKWIAGDIECDAGCGVVPFRYREQSYVNALQWIIGLEIFLLVDDPWRVAMTTDHPNGGPFTSYPHLIRLLMDKSFRDEQLAKLHPEAQVASALPELKREFSLYDIAIITRAGPARLLGLRDRGHLGAGAAADIAVYRDEPDRERMFTSPAYVFKDGELVARDGTLVATPTGGIHFVAPEFDRGIEKTLRAYSDANLASNFAHAAISDDEICRCCRGGRLLPVECLAQS; encoded by the coding sequence ATGAGCCTCGTCCGACTCAAAGGCGGCATGCTGTTCGATCCGGTTCACAACGTGAACGGCGAGCGCCGCGATCTGCTGTTCCGCGACGGCCGCATCGTCGACGCCGATGCCAATACGCCGGCCGATCGCGAATACGACGCGACCGGCATGATCGTGATGGCCGGCGGCATCGACCTGCATTCGCATATCGGCGGCGGCAAGACCAATCTGTCGCGGCTGTTGCTTCCCGAGGACCATCGCGCCGACACACCGCGCGATGCCGCGTATGAATCGGTACGGGACGACGCGGGCCGCTATCTGCGCCTGCCGTCTTGCGGCGTGTGCGCGCCCGGCACGCTCGCGACCGGCTTTCGCTATGCCGAGATGGGCTACACGGCCGCGTTCGAGCCGGCGATGATGCCGTCCAACGCGCGCCACACGCACCTCGAAATGGGCGATACGCCGATCATCGATCACGGCGCATACGTGATGCTCGGCAACGACGAACTGTTCCTGCAGATGCTGGCCGCGCGCGACGACTTCGAACGGCTGCGCGACTACATCGGCTGGACGATTCATGCGAGCAAGGCGCTCGGCGTAAAGGTCGTGAACCCCGGCGGCATCTCCGCGTTCAAGTTCAACCAGCGGTCGCTCGATGTCGACGAAGCGCACACGCATTACGGCATCACGCCGCGCGACGTGCTGCGCACGCTGTCGCGCGCGCTCACCGAGCTGCGCGTGCCGCATCCGCTGCATGTGCACGCAAGCAATCTCGGCGTGCCCGGCAATATCGCGTCGACGATCGCGACGATGGACGCCGCCGACGGCCTGCCGATCCATCTGACGCATATCCAGTTTCATAGCTACGGAACCGAAGGACCGCAAAAGTTTTCGTCCGGCGCGCGGCAGATTGCCGACGCGGTGAACGCGCGGCCAAATGTATCGATCGACGTCGGCCAGATCATCTTTGGACAGACCGTCACTGCGTCGGGTGACACGATGATGCAGTTCCGCAACACGCCGCTCGCGCAGCCGCACAAGTGGATAGCCGGCGATATCGAATGCGATGCCGGCTGCGGCGTCGTGCCGTTCCGCTATCGCGAGCAAAGCTATGTGAATGCGCTGCAATGGATCATCGGCCTGGAAATCTTCCTGCTGGTCGACGACCCGTGGCGTGTCGCGATGACCACCGATCATCCGAACGGCGGCCCGTTCACCAGCTATCCGCATCTGATCCGGCTGTTGATGGACAAGTCGTTTCGCGACGAGCAGCTGGCGAAGCTGCATCCCGAAGCGCAGGTCGCGAGCGCCTTGCCGGAACTGAAGCGTGAATTCTCGCTGTACGACATCGCGATCATCACGCGCGCGGGCCCCGCTCGATTGCTTGGCTTGCGCGATCGCGGCCATCTCGGCGCGGGCGCGGCGGCCGATATCGCCGTCTATCGCGACGAGCCGGATCGCGAGCGGATGTTCACGTCGCCGGCCTATGTGTTCAAGGACGGCGAACTGGTCGCGCGCGACGGTACGCTGGTCGCGACGCCGACCGGCGGCATCCATTTCGTCGCGCCGGAGTTCGACCGGGGCATCGAAAAGACGCTTCGCGCGTATAGCGACGCGAACCTGGCGAGCAACTTCGCGCATGCGGCGATCAGCGACGACGAAATCTGCCGCTGCTGCCGAGGCGGGCGTCTGCTGCCCGTCGAATGCCTGGCTCAGTCCTGA
- the fhcD gene encoding formylmethanofuran--tetrahydromethanopterin N-formyltransferase produces MNAPATLAINGTAIDATFAEAFPMKATRLVITAHTPVWAMHAANSLTGFATSVIGCGCEAGIERLLSAAETPDGRPGVAVLLFAVSSKELAKQIGRRVGQCVLTCPSTAVFGGIDTATSRAPLSDRAPLGSGLRFFGDGWQIAKMIGDTRYWRVPVMDGEFVCEDTAATVKAVGGGNLLLLARDLDAALAATEAAVAAMRRLPNVIMPFPGGIVRSGSKVGSKYAGATASTNDAFCPSLIGLSPRSELSADVGCVLEIVIDGLTDADVGAAMTAGIAAACEFGSAAGMLRISAGNYGGKLGPYHFHLHELAAGLDGSRA; encoded by the coding sequence ATGAACGCGCCCGCCACGCTCGCGATCAACGGCACCGCAATCGACGCGACCTTCGCGGAAGCCTTTCCGATGAAGGCGACGCGCCTCGTGATCACCGCGCACACGCCGGTGTGGGCGATGCACGCGGCGAATTCGCTGACGGGCTTCGCGACCTCGGTGATCGGCTGCGGCTGCGAGGCCGGCATCGAACGCCTGCTGTCGGCCGCCGAAACACCGGATGGACGGCCCGGCGTCGCGGTGCTGCTATTCGCGGTGTCGTCGAAGGAACTCGCGAAGCAGATCGGCCGGCGCGTTGGCCAGTGCGTGCTGACCTGCCCGAGCACTGCCGTGTTCGGCGGCATCGATACGGCCACGAGCCGCGCGCCGCTGTCCGATCGCGCACCGCTCGGCAGCGGGCTGCGCTTTTTCGGCGACGGCTGGCAGATCGCGAAGATGATCGGCGACACGCGCTACTGGCGCGTGCCGGTGATGGACGGCGAGTTCGTCTGCGAAGACACGGCCGCGACGGTCAAGGCGGTCGGCGGCGGCAACCTGCTGCTGCTCGCGCGCGATCTCGACGCCGCGCTCGCGGCCACCGAGGCCGCGGTCGCGGCAATGCGCCGGCTGCCGAACGTGATCATGCCGTTCCCCGGCGGCATCGTCCGCTCGGGATCGAAGGTCGGCTCGAAATACGCGGGCGCGACCGCGTCGACCAACGACGCGTTCTGCCCCAGCCTGATCGGTCTGTCGCCGCGCAGCGAATTGAGCGCGGACGTGGGCTGCGTGCTGGAGATCGTCATCGATGGGCTCACCGACGCCGATGTCGGCGCGGCGATGACAGCCGGCATTGCAGCGGCCTGCGAATTCGGCAGCGCGGCCGGCATGCTGCGGATTTCTGCGGGCAACTACGGCGGCAAGCTCGGGCCGTATCACTTCCATCTGCATGAGCTGGCGGCGGGGCTCGACGGGAGCCGCGCATGA
- a CDS encoding formylmethanofuran dehydrogenase subunit C — protein sequence MTTNTSTSTTLRVKTAPGFRVDAAALRPLALAALSVADIERIVLPAGNEHCVVGDVFDVRRDDGTAAKQSGHDTPALVIDGAAPWLDRVGADMDGGCLTVHGSTGDYSGLRMSGGSLQIDGDAGHFTGCEMRGGRVTVRGNSGDFVAGALTGDMEGMSGGTLTIHGNVGARLADRMRRGLVLVGGDAGDFAASRLVAGTVGVAGQLGAHFAYGMRRGTLLLARRPAHWPATFVGGGQGFDVFWSLLVRNLAAEIAPFSQWRTDRLPARYSGDLAVDGRGEILIAG from the coding sequence ATGACCACGAACACAAGCACGAGCACGACGTTGCGCGTGAAGACGGCGCCCGGCTTTCGCGTCGATGCCGCCGCGCTGCGGCCGCTTGCGCTGGCGGCGCTGAGCGTCGCCGACATCGAACGCATCGTGCTGCCAGCCGGCAACGAGCACTGTGTAGTCGGCGATGTATTCGACGTGCGGCGCGACGACGGTACGGCTGCGAAGCAGTCAGGTCACGACACCCCCGCGCTGGTGATCGACGGCGCGGCGCCATGGCTCGACCGCGTCGGCGCGGACATGGACGGCGGCTGCCTGACGGTACACGGCTCGACCGGCGACTACAGCGGCTTGCGAATGAGCGGCGGCTCGCTGCAAATCGACGGCGACGCGGGCCACTTCACCGGCTGCGAAATGCGCGGCGGGCGCGTGACAGTACGCGGCAACAGCGGCGATTTCGTCGCGGGCGCGCTGACCGGCGACATGGAAGGCATGAGCGGCGGCACGCTGACGATCCACGGCAACGTGGGCGCGCGGCTCGCCGACCGGATGCGCCGCGGCCTCGTGCTGGTCGGCGGCGATGCGGGCGACTTCGCCGCGTCGCGGCTGGTGGCGGGCACCGTCGGCGTGGCGGGCCAACTGGGCGCGCATTTCGCGTACGGGATGCGGCGTGGCACCTTGCTGCTCGCGCGGCGGCCCGCACACTGGCCGGCGACATTCGTCGGCGGCGGGCAGGGTTTCGACGTATTCTGGTCATTGCTCGTGCGCAATCTCGCGGCGGAAATCGCTCCCTTTTCGCAGTGGCGCACGGACCGCTTGCCGGCCCGTTATTCGGGCGATCTGGCGGTCGACGGTAGAGGCGAAATACTGATCGCCGGCTGA
- a CDS encoding cytochrome b, with protein MTTTDSPHVKPGIATKAGANAGTQRYAGLMIALHWLIALGIIGMLALGLYMVGLPKGLPVKSTLINLHKSLGMTVFLLVLLRIGARLVLHRPPLPPMPAWQRAAARTTQGLLYVGMVAMPLAGYLGSSFNKYGTRFWGILLPKWGWDDPHLRELCFGIHAVIGYVLIALIVLHVAGALKHQLIDRDNLLARMLP; from the coding sequence ATGACGACAACGGATTCTCCGCATGTGAAGCCTGGTATTGCAACCAAAGCCGGCGCCAATGCCGGCACCCAGCGCTATGCCGGGCTGATGATCGCGCTGCACTGGCTGATCGCGCTCGGCATCATCGGCATGCTCGCGCTGGGACTCTATATGGTCGGGTTGCCGAAGGGCTTGCCGGTCAAATCGACGCTGATCAATCTGCACAAGTCACTCGGCATGACGGTTTTCCTGCTGGTGCTTCTGCGCATCGGGGCGCGGCTGGTCCTTCACAGGCCGCCGCTGCCGCCGATGCCAGCGTGGCAACGCGCCGCCGCGCGCACTACGCAGGGTCTTTTATACGTGGGCATGGTGGCGATGCCGCTCGCCGGTTATCTCGGCTCGTCGTTCAACAAATACGGCACCCGCTTCTGGGGCATCCTGCTGCCGAAGTGGGGTTGGGACGACCCGCATCTGCGCGAACTTTGCTTCGGAATCCATGCGGTAATCGGCTACGTGCTGATCGCGCTGATCGTGCTGCATGTCGCGGGCGCGCTCAAGCATCAGTTGATCGATCGCGACAACCTGCTCGCGAGGATGCTGCCATGA
- a CDS encoding alpha/beta fold hydrolase: MTPRTPTRNPPLEAATLRTRDGHRVWFAVAGARDGVPVVVLHGGPGSGSQLGVLRLFDLSRFRVVLVDQRGTGESTPHGSLRHNSTRYLIADLEAIRARLGIERWGVLGGSWGAALALAYAGQCPQAVTGVVMRGLFLTSAREVRGLFVTSRRRAPRAWSRLRDAARCEHASKLAARCYSMLLQVGANETRQRAVALAWRGYENAVLASASPGGPAQHALQRRSPSSARNARKLIGKYRIQAHYLAHRCWLGEARLLSLARRAASAGVPLAAIHGSRDPVCPPANARRLSRAVPAAHVDAVRAGHLASDPALHARVAQALAAMFIPIDQEGRSMRRAA; this comes from the coding sequence ATGACGCCGCGCACGCCGACGCGAAATCCGCCGCTCGAAGCCGCGACGCTGCGCACACGCGATGGTCATCGCGTGTGGTTCGCGGTGGCCGGCGCGCGCGACGGTGTGCCGGTCGTGGTGCTGCATGGCGGGCCCGGCAGCGGCAGCCAGCTGGGCGTGTTGCGGCTGTTCGATCTGAGCCGCTTTCGCGTCGTGCTGGTCGATCAGCGCGGCACCGGTGAATCGACGCCGCACGGCAGCCTGCGCCACAACAGCACCCGCTATCTGATCGCCGATCTCGAAGCGATTCGCGCGCGGCTCGGCATCGAACGCTGGGGTGTACTCGGCGGCTCGTGGGGCGCGGCGCTCGCGCTCGCGTATGCGGGGCAATGTCCGCAAGCGGTGACGGGCGTTGTGATGCGCGGCCTGTTTCTGACCTCCGCGCGGGAAGTGCGCGGTCTGTTCGTCACGTCGCGCCGGCGCGCGCCGCGTGCGTGGTCGAGGCTGCGCGACGCGGCTCGTTGTGAACACGCTTCGAAACTCGCCGCGCGTTGCTATTCCATGCTGCTGCAAGTCGGTGCGAACGAAACGCGGCAACGTGCAGTCGCGCTCGCGTGGCGCGGCTATGAAAACGCGGTGCTCGCGAGCGCGTCGCCGGGTGGCCCGGCACAGCACGCGCTACAGCGACGCTCGCCCAGTTCAGCGCGCAATGCCCGCAAGCTGATCGGCAAATACCGGATTCAGGCGCACTACCTCGCACATCGCTGCTGGCTCGGCGAAGCGCGTTTGCTGTCGTTGGCCCGCCGCGCGGCGAGCGCCGGCGTGCCGCTTGCCGCGATCCACGGCTCGCGCGATCCGGTGTGTCCGCCGGCCAATGCGCGGCGCCTGTCGCGCGCGGTGCCCGCCGCGCACGTCGACGCTGTGCGCGCGGGTCATCTGGCGAGCGACCCCGCGCTGCATGCGCGCGTCGCGCAGGCACTCGCGGCGATGTTTATCCCGATCGATCAGGAGGGGCGCAGCATGCGTCGTGCGGCATGA
- the pqqB gene encoding pyrroloquinoline quinone biosynthesis protein PqqB has protein sequence MKIKVLGSSAGGGFPQWNCNCRNCDGVRSGTLKATRRTQSSIAVSSNGEDWLLVNASPDLLAQIAANPELQPARRARDSGIAAVLVIDAQIDHVTGLLMLRERDTPLPLYATDAVWQDLCTGFPVAPILSHYCGVEHRRIALDDAPLSVDALPGIRIDALPLSSKAPPYSPHRNAPERGDNIGLVLTNLRSGKRVFYAPGLGAIEEHVLAAMRDADLLLVDGTLWTGDEMIRLGLSKKTAADMGHLPQTGAGGMIETLDSLDAKRADVSGKTSAIRKVLIHINNTNPILVEDGPERRMLGEHGIEIAYDGMSFEL, from the coding sequence ATGAAAATCAAGGTACTCGGCTCATCGGCGGGTGGCGGTTTTCCGCAGTGGAACTGCAATTGCCGCAATTGCGACGGCGTGCGTAGCGGCACGCTGAAGGCGACGCGCCGTACGCAGTCGTCGATCGCGGTCAGCTCAAATGGCGAGGACTGGCTGCTCGTCAACGCATCGCCGGATCTGCTCGCGCAGATCGCCGCCAATCCCGAGTTGCAACCGGCGCGCCGCGCGCGCGACAGCGGCATTGCCGCGGTGCTCGTGATCGACGCGCAGATCGACCATGTGACGGGCCTGTTGATGCTGCGCGAACGCGACACGCCGTTGCCGCTCTATGCGACCGATGCGGTATGGCAAGACCTGTGCACGGGCTTTCCGGTCGCGCCGATCCTGTCGCACTACTGCGGCGTCGAGCATCGCCGCATCGCGCTCGATGACGCGCCGCTCAGCGTCGACGCCCTGCCCGGCATCCGGATCGACGCGCTGCCGCTATCGAGCAAGGCGCCGCCCTACTCGCCGCATCGCAACGCGCCCGAACGCGGCGACAACATCGGGCTCGTGCTGACGAATCTGCGCTCGGGCAAGCGCGTGTTCTACGCGCCGGGACTCGGCGCGATCGAAGAGCACGTACTCGCCGCGATGCGCGACGCCGATCTGCTGCTGGTGGACGGCACGCTATGGACCGGCGATGAAATGATCCGCCTCGGCCTGTCGAAGAAAACGGCCGCCGATATGGGCCATCTGCCGCAGACCGGCGCGGGCGGCATGATCGAAACACTGGATTCGCTCGACGCGAAGCGGGCTGACGTGAGCGGCAAAACCAGTGCAATCCGCAAGGTGCTGATCCATATCAACAACACGAATCCGATCCTGGTCGAGGACGGCCCCGAGCGGCGCATGCTGGGCGAGCACGGCATCGAAATAGCCTATGACGGCATGAGCTTCGAACTTTGA
- the pqqC gene encoding pyrroloquinoline-quinone synthase PqqC has protein sequence MNAKDTHDTTPMRAANATRSPHADQPAWNREEFEAQLRAKGTAYHIHHPFNVKMNTGGCSREQIRGWVANRFYYQINIPLKDAAVLSNCPDRETRRRWVLRILDHDGYDGAEGGIETWARLGDAVGLSRDELWSLEHVTPGVRFAVDAYVNFARRAPWQESVCSSLTEMFAPQVHKDRLASWPEHYPWIEPDGLAYFRSRISLAQRDVQHGLEVTLDYFTRREQQERALEILQFKLDILWTMLDSIEKAFPQ, from the coding sequence ATGAACGCGAAAGACACCCACGACACGACGCCGATGCGCGCCGCGAATGCGACCCGTAGCCCGCACGCGGATCAACCCGCGTGGAACCGCGAGGAATTCGAGGCGCAGTTGCGCGCAAAAGGCACCGCGTATCACATTCATCACCCGTTCAACGTAAAGATGAATACGGGCGGCTGCTCGCGCGAGCAGATTCGCGGCTGGGTCGCGAACCGTTTCTACTATCAGATCAACATTCCGCTGAAGGACGCGGCCGTGTTGTCGAATTGTCCGGACCGCGAAACGCGCCGCCGCTGGGTGCTGCGCATTCTCGATCACGACGGCTATGACGGCGCGGAAGGCGGTATCGAAACCTGGGCGCGTCTGGGCGACGCGGTCGGTCTGAGCCGCGACGAGCTGTGGTCGCTCGAACACGTGACACCTGGCGTGCGCTTTGCCGTCGATGCCTACGTGAACTTCGCGCGCCGCGCGCCTTGGCAGGAATCGGTGTGCTCGTCGCTAACCGAAATGTTCGCGCCGCAGGTGCATAAAGATCGCCTTGCGAGCTGGCCCGAGCATTACCCGTGGATCGAACCCGATGGCCTCGCCTATTTCCGCTCACGCATTTCGCTCGCGCAGCGCGACGTGCAGCACGGGCTCGAAGTCACGCTCGATTACTTCACGCGACGCGAACAGCAGGAACGGGCGCTCGAGATTCTGCAGTTCAAGCTCGACATTCTGTGGACCATGCTCGATTCGATCGAAAAGGCGTTCCCGCAATGA
- the pqqD gene encoding pyrroloquinoline quinone biosynthesis peptide chaperone PqqD — protein MNDTTRAEDARQAATPLTIAKPFRLQWEAAQNAHVLLYPEGMVKLNQSAGEILKRCDGTRDIDTLVAELEQAFNATGIGGEVRAFIADAHSRGWLE, from the coding sequence ATGAACGATACGACCCGCGCCGAAGATGCCAGGCAAGCCGCCACGCCGCTGACGATCGCGAAGCCGTTCCGTCTGCAATGGGAGGCCGCGCAGAACGCGCATGTGCTGCTTTATCCGGAGGGGATGGTGAAGCTGAATCAGAGCGCCGGAGAAATCCTGAAGCGCTGCGACGGCACTCGCGACATCGATACGCTGGTCGCCGAGCTGGAGCAGGCGTTCAACGCGACCGGCATCGGCGGCGAGGTGCGGGCCTTCATCGCCGACGCGCACTCGCGCGGCTGGCTGGAGTAG
- the pqqE gene encoding pyrroloquinoline quinone biosynthesis protein PqqE has protein sequence MTDLSQPTSSAQSDVTAAPAVPPPLWLLAELTYRCPLHCAFCYNPLDYTDHNRELSTAQWLDVLRDARALGAVQLGFSGGEPLVRDDVEVLVEEAHKLGFYTNLITSGVGLTDKRLGDLKAAGLDHIQLSFQDSTQELNDFLSSTRTFDLKQRVAASLKRHGFPMVMNCVLHRYNLPHVDKIIEMALALGAEYLELANTQYYGWAHANEAQLMPTREQLEEAEAVVARYRRTHGERCKIFFVVPDYFENRPKRCMNGWGAVFLGVAPDGVALPCHAARGLPGLTLPNVKDTPLRDIWYHSDAFNRFRGLQWMKEPCRSCNEKEHDLGGCRCQAYLLTGDAANADPVCDKSPFHEQVVKVVQRAAAASTSAAAAAAREQPILFRNDANSRKFTAAGRQPGAAGDNGGSS, from the coding sequence ATGACCGATCTTTCCCAGCCAACCTCTAGCGCGCAGTCCGATGTTACGGCCGCCCCCGCCGTGCCGCCGCCGTTGTGGCTGCTCGCGGAGCTGACCTATCGCTGTCCGCTGCATTGCGCGTTCTGCTACAACCCGCTCGACTACACCGATCACAATCGCGAACTGAGTACCGCGCAATGGCTCGACGTGCTGCGCGACGCGCGCGCGCTCGGCGCGGTGCAGCTCGGTTTTTCGGGCGGCGAGCCGCTGGTGCGCGACGACGTCGAAGTGCTGGTGGAGGAAGCGCACAAGCTCGGCTTCTATACGAATCTGATCACCTCCGGCGTCGGACTGACCGACAAGCGGCTCGGCGATCTGAAGGCGGCCGGTCTCGATCACATCCAGTTGTCGTTCCAGGATTCGACGCAGGAACTGAACGACTTTCTGAGCAGCACGCGGACGTTCGATCTGAAGCAGCGCGTTGCCGCTTCGCTGAAACGTCATGGCTTTCCGATGGTGATGAACTGCGTGCTGCATCGCTACAACCTGCCGCACGTCGACAAGATCATCGAGATGGCGCTCGCGCTCGGCGCCGAATATCTGGAACTGGCGAACACGCAGTACTACGGCTGGGCACACGCGAACGAAGCGCAATTGATGCCGACGCGCGAACAGCTCGAAGAAGCCGAGGCGGTGGTTGCGCGCTACCGCCGCACGCATGGCGAGCGCTGCAAGATTTTCTTCGTCGTGCCCGACTACTTCGAGAACCGGCCGAAGCGCTGCATGAACGGCTGGGGCGCGGTGTTTCTCGGCGTCGCGCCCGACGGTGTCGCACTGCCCTGCCATGCCGCGCGCGGGCTGCCTGGCCTCACGCTACCGAACGTCAAAGACACGCCATTGCGCGACATCTGGTACCACAGCGACGCGTTCAACCGCTTTCGCGGTCTGCAGTGGATGAAGGAACCCTGCCGCAGTTGCAACGAAAAGGAACACGACCTCGGCGGCTGCCGCTGCCAGGCCTATCTGCTCACCGGCGACGCGGCTAACGCCGACCCGGTCTGCGACAAGTCGCCGTTTCACGAACAGGTGGTCAAGGTCGTGCAACGCGCGGCGGCTGCGTCCACATCCGCGGCGGCAGCGGCAGCGCGCGAACAGCCGATCCTGTTTCGCAACGACGCCAACTCGCGCAAGTTCACGGCGGCGGGTCGCCAACCCGGTGCCGCTGGCGACAACGGAGGCTCATCATGA
- a CDS encoding response regulator: MSAEIISVLLVDDHAVVREGYRRLLELNADVEVCGEAGDAALAYQRFCALRPDVVVMDVSLPGASGIEAMRRMLAREPDARVLIFSVHEESIFVRRALDAGALGYVTKASAPDVLVEAVRTIARRAGYLSPDISQALALRTAFNEGPPGRQLSAREFEVLRLLVQGYTLPSIAEKLGLSQKTVANHQSVIRQKFGADNGVQLAQMASRLGLQFTGSASPA; encoded by the coding sequence ATGAGTGCGGAAATTATCTCCGTCCTGCTCGTCGACGACCATGCGGTCGTGCGCGAAGGCTACCGGCGTCTGCTCGAACTGAACGCGGATGTCGAGGTGTGCGGCGAAGCCGGCGACGCCGCGCTGGCTTATCAGCGCTTTTGTGCGCTGCGGCCCGACGTGGTCGTGATGGATGTGTCGCTGCCCGGCGCGAGCGGCATCGAAGCGATGCGGCGCATGCTCGCGCGCGAGCCGGATGCGCGCGTGCTGATCTTTAGCGTGCATGAGGAATCGATCTTCGTGCGCCGCGCGCTCGATGCCGGCGCGCTCGGCTACGTGACCAAGGCGAGCGCGCCCGACGTGCTGGTCGAAGCGGTGCGCACGATCGCGCGGCGCGCCGGTTATCTGAGCCCGGATATCTCGCAGGCGCTGGCGCTGCGCACTGCGTTCAACGAAGGGCCGCCGGGGCGACAGTTATCGGCGCGCGAATTCGAGGTGCTGCGTTTGCTGGTGCAGGGTTATACGCTGCCGAGCATCGCCGAGAAACTCGGGCTCAGTCAGAAGACCGTGGCCAACCATCAATCGGTGATCCGGCAGAAGTTCGGCGCCGACAACGGCGTGCAGCTCGCGCAGATGGCGAGCCGGCTCGGGCTTCAGTTCACCGGCTCGGCCAGCCCCGCCTGA